In Lycium ferocissimum isolate CSIRO_LF1 chromosome 11, AGI_CSIRO_Lferr_CH_V1, whole genome shotgun sequence, a single genomic region encodes these proteins:
- the LOC132035800 gene encoding transcription factor TCP4-like: KLEQEKHKKGLSLDPQRNQQHHHYHHPNQNQNQDSSLRQHVRQEQESKQEEQENQEQQTFLHHHHLLYSQQTPQQFLPPPQPQPQPQPPKKRSYFPSSSSLGQDIEQHANREKMGLRNTVGEIVEVQGGHIVRSTGRKDRHSKVCTAKGPRDRRVRLSAHTAIDFYDVQDRLGYDRPSKAVDWLIKKAKPAIDELAELPAWKPTVGTSNLEQEQTQKQQEDNHKFASLFDNNNNVAGPSSSIKNASFLPPSLESDAIADTIKSFFPMGNSSTAPNSSGIQFHNFQEPNLLSRTNSQNQDLRLSLQFQDPVLLHQQNREQEQAHFTGSTPLGFDGSTWSIHQQQPVTGSGGPYLFNSPPAPALLHQLFGGQNHFFSSSSSSSSSQRGPLQSSNTPSIRAWMDQQVDPSHHHHHHQHQAVLPMYHHPSTIPGYGFASTEVGGGFSGFRIPARIQGEEEEQHDGISDKPSDASSDSRH, translated from the coding sequence AAGCTGGAACAAGAAAAGCACAAAAAGGGTCTGAGTCTGGATCCTCAAAGGAATCAGCAACACCACCATTATCATCATCCCAACCAAAACCAAAATCAAGATTCATCTTTGAGACAACATGTAAGACAAGAACAAGAGAGCaaacaagaagaacaagaaaaccaagaaCAACAAACATTTCTTCATCACCATCACCTCCTCTATTCACAACAAACACCCCAACAATTTCTTCCACCCCCACAACCACAACCACAACCCCAACCACCAAAAAAACGTTCATATTTCCCTTCTTCATCTTCGCTGGGGCAAGACATCGAACAACATGCAAACAGAGAAAAAATGGGCCTAAGAAACACTGTAGGAGAGATAGTAGAagtacaaggtggacacattgTAAGGTCAACAGGGCGCAAAGACAGGCACAGCAAGGTCTGCACAGCAAAAGGACCAAGGGATCGTCGTGTTCGACTCTCAGCTCATACTGCTATTGATTTTTATGATGTTCAAGACCGCCTTGGCTATGACAGGCCAAGTAAAGCTGTTGATTGGCTTATTAAAAAAGCTAAACCTGCCATTGATGAATTAGCTGAACTACCTGCTTGGaaacccactgttggtacttctAATCTTGAACAAGAACAAACTCAAAAGCAACAAGAAGATAACCACAAGTTTGCTAGTTTgtttgataataataataatgttgctGGTCCTTCTTCTTCAATTAAAAATGCAAGCTTTTTGCCACCATCTTTGGAATCTGATGCTATTGCTGATACCATTAAGTCTTTTTTCCCAATGGGTAATTCTTCTACTGCACCCAACTCTTCAGGTATTCAGTTCCATAACTTTCAAGAACCCAATTTGTTGTCAAGAACCAATAGCCAAAATCAAGATTTGAGGCTTTCTTTACAATTTCAAGATCCTGTTTTGCTTCACCAACAAAATAGGGAACAAGAACAAGCCCATTTTACAGGTAGTACTCCATTAGGGTTTGATGGTTCAACCTGGTCtatacatcaacaacaaccagtAACAGGGTCTGGTGGACCCTATTTGTTCAATTCACCACCGGCCCCAGCGCTGTTGCATCAGTTATTCGGCGggcaaaatcattttttttcttcttcttcttcttcttcttcttcacagaGGGGACCCCTTCAGTCCAGTAACACACCTTCGATTCGAGCATGGATGGACCAACAAGTTGATCcaagtcatcatcatcatcatcatcaacatcaagCTGTATTGCCAATGTATCATCATCCATCAACAATTCCTGGCTATGGATTTGCCTCTACTGAAGTAGGAGGTGGATTCTCTGGGTTTCGTATTCCTGCTCGAATCCAAGGTGAAGAAGAGGAGCAGCACGATGGCATTTCCGATAAGCCATCCGATGCTTCCTCTGATTCTCGCCATTGA
- the LOC132037539 gene encoding uncharacterized protein LOC132037539, whose protein sequence is MAEAIMTIEEHTNSSSASATKKLKQKKVPQRGLGVAQLERIRLEEQHTKDEILPLKNSIVSSQDSSFSTLKSPSALKNCGFRLNSSTPFLENLSPKDLQSPKQVNVSEGEMNLSAILGNKGYDDCSKLCGNIKYSCEEDQDEKLYQHGVVIQPPIFSLPQYQQPACSSSMVNISSGISSSSVRNYQMEPPSNQSYQGCYLPLWPEEVKRVGLKRPYPFPPEFPPVPAFHCKFPPHYEGTANSDSTTFFKREVPLKSRALFDLKPRNVVRENRALNGDFLTLAPPAAIGAENQQTLSNSVPRNNELFKFETVPFQEVAEEPSTRSGLHRSVQQHVFRFFPSPNVQIGQAGNNGDNYHGEVGGKVDLNLKL, encoded by the exons atgGCTGAGGCAATAATGACTATAGAAGAACATACCAATAGTAGCAGTGCCAGTGCCACTAAAAAGTTGAAGCAAAAAAAAGTTCCACAAAGAGGACTAGGTGTTGCTCAACTTGAGAGAATTAGATTGGAGGAACAACATACAAAAGATGAAATTTTGCCACTAAAAAATTCAATTGTTTCATCACAAGATTCCTCTTTTAGCACTTTAAAATCACCATCAGCCTTGAAAAATTGTGGCTTTAGactaaattcatcaaccccttttcttgaaaatttgagtCCAAAGGATTTGCAATCTCCAAAACAAGTGAATGTGAGTGAAGGTGAAATGAATTTGTCAGCAATTTTGGGTAATAAAGGGTATGATGATTGCTCTAAATTGTGTGGTAATATTAAGTACAGTTGTGAGGAAGATCAGGATGAGAAGTTATACCAACATGGTGTTGTTATTCAGCCCCCAATTTTCTCTTTACCACAATATCAGCAACCAGCTTGTTCTTCATCAATG GTGAATATCTCATCAGGTATTTCATCATCATCTGTAAGAAATTATCAGATGGAGCCCCCTTCAAACCAAAGTTATCAGGGCTGTTATTTACCCTTGTGGCCAGAGGAAGTGAAG AGGGTTGGCTTAAAAAGACCATATCCCTTTCCTCCCGAGTTCCCACCTGTCCCTGCATTTCACTGCAAATTCCCTCCGCACTATGAAGGCACAGCAAATTCAGACTCAACAACGTTTTTTAAAAG AGAAGTTCCTCTAAAATCAAGAGCTCTGTTCGACTTAAAGCCAAGGAATGTTGTCAGAGAAAATAGAGCTCTCAATGGAGATTTTCTCACATTGGCTCCTCCTGCAGCTATTGGTGCAGAAAATCAGCAAACTTTATCAAATTCAGTTCCTCGGAACAACGAGCTATTTAAATTCGAGACTGTACCCTTTCAA GAAGTTGCTGAAGAGCCTAGCACTAGGTCAGGCCTACACAGATCAGTTCAACAACATGTCTTCAGATTCTTCCCATCTCCGAACGTGCAAATTGGCCAAGCAGGAAACAACGGAGACAATTATCATGGTGAAGTAGGAGGAAAAGTTGATCTCAATCTTAAGCTATAA